Proteins encoded in a region of the Aythya fuligula isolate bAytFul2 chromosome 13, bAytFul2.pri, whole genome shotgun sequence genome:
- the LOC116494628 gene encoding protein Wnt-11b-like: MGHPAVPPTLLLCQLGLAAAIQWLGLAESGSGVAWDESHHCGLLAGVVPEHFQTCRRNLEVMHSVVRAAAETVSACQKTFAGMRWNCSSILRAPSFGPDLLRGTRESAFVHALAAAAVTHAIARACASGSLPLCSCGSAPSEAPGPDFRWGGCGDNLSYGLQLGAAFADSPVKSSGPGRTALRAVKLHNGAAGRQVLSDSLDTRCKCHGVSGSCSVKTCWKGLPGLGEIASELKSKYLAAVRVTHRLIGARKQLVPKETGFRLLKETDLVYLINSPDYCVPNVPLGSLGTQDRQCNKSSVGSEGCDLLCCGRGYNAYTEEVVERCHCRYHWCCYVACKRCRRLVEKYVCK, encoded by the exons atgGGGCACCCCGCCGTGCCCcccaccctgctgctctgccagctgggGCTCGCCGCGGCCATCCAGTGGCT GGGGCTGGCGGAGAGCGGCAGCGGGGTGGCTTGGGACGAAAGCCACCACTGCGGGCTGCTGGCCGGGGTGGTGCCCGAGCACTTCCAGACGTGCCGGAGGAACCTGGAGGTGATGCACAGCGTCGTCCGGGCGGCCGCCGAGACCGTGAGCGCCTGCCAGAAGACCTTCGCGGGCATGAGGTGGAACTGCTCCTCCATCCTGCGCGCCCCCAGCTTCGGTCCTGACCTGCTGAGAG gGACCCGGGAGTCCGCCTTCGTGCACGCCCTGGCCGCGGCCGCCGTCACCCACGCCATCGCCCGAGCCTGCGCCTCGGGCTcgctgcccctctgctcctgcggCTCTGCCCCCTCCGAGGCGCCGGGCCCCGATTTCCGatgggggggctgcggggacaaCCTGAGCTACGGCCTCCAGCTCGGTGCTGCCTTTGCCGACAGCCCCGTGAAGTCCAGCGGGCCGGGCAGGACGGCTCTCAGGGCCGTCAAACTGCACAACGGCGCGGCGGGCAGGCAG GTGCTGAGTGACTCCTTGGACACCAGGTGCAAATGCCACGGTGTTTCGGGCTCCTGTTCGGTTAAGACCTGCTGGAAGGGGCTGCCAGGCCTGGGCGAAATCGCTTCCGAGCTCAAGTCCAAGTACCTGGCAGCCGTCAGGGTGACCCACCGGCTCATCGGGGCCAGGAAGCAGCTGGTACCCAAAGAAACAGGCTTCAGGCTGCTGAAGGAGACGGATCTGGTTTATCTCATCAACTCCCCCGACTACTGCGTGCCCAACGTCCCCCTGGGGTCTCTGGGGACGCAGGACAG GCAGTGCAACAAGAGCTCGGTGGGCAGCGAGGGCTGCGACCTGCTGTGCTGCGGCCGCGGCTACAACGCCTACAcggaggaggtggtggagagGTGCCACTGCAGGTACCACTGGTGCTGCTACGTGGCGTGCAAGAGGTGCCGGCGGCTGGTGGAGAAATACGTCTGCAAATAG